A single region of the Candidatus Sungiibacteriota bacterium genome encodes:
- a CDS encoding ABC transporter ATP-binding protein, with the protein MKRELLLQLVGTSVHYGGVRALDSVDIFIDEGEIVALMGPNGAGKSTVLKAIFGLAPIHSGKILWHEKELAPRSHEVVKLGIAFVPQGRRVFSHLTVEENLEMGGFLIREKERLRARMQEVMETFPVLAQKWSIKSGALSGGQQQMLALGRGLMTDPKVLLLDEPSLGLAPKIVKEVFAKIKEINEKHKTAIMVVEHNIKSLLEIADRAYVLDKGKIVAKDTSQKLLESDVLEKVFMGETA; encoded by the coding sequence ATGAAAAGAGAACTACTTTTGCAGTTAGTGGGCACATCGGTTCATTACGGCGGCGTAAGGGCCCTGGATAGTGTGGATATTTTTATTGACGAAGGGGAGATTGTGGCTCTTATGGGGCCCAATGGCGCCGGCAAATCAACGGTGCTCAAAGCGATTTTTGGATTGGCCCCGATTCATTCCGGAAAAATCCTCTGGCACGAAAAAGAGTTGGCCCCGCGCTCGCACGAGGTTGTTAAATTAGGTATCGCTTTTGTACCGCAGGGAAGAAGGGTTTTTAGTCATCTGACTGTGGAGGAAAATCTTGAAATGGGCGGATTTTTGATTAGAGAAAAAGAAAGATTAAGGGCCCGTATGCAAGAGGTCATGGAAACTTTTCCGGTGTTGGCTCAAAAATGGAGTATCAAATCAGGCGCTCTCTCCGGCGGCCAGCAACAGATGCTGGCTCTAGGTCGGGGATTGATGACTGATCCCAAAGTCTTGCTTCTGGACGAGCCCTCTTTGGGCCTTGCGCCCAAAATTGTCAAAGAAGTTTTTGCTAAAATCAAAGAAATCAACGAAAAACACAAAACCGCCATTATGGTGGTGGAGCACAATATAAAATCGCTTCTTGAGATTGCAGACCGCGCTTATGTATTGGATAAAGGGAAAATTGTAGCCAAAGACACATCGCAAAAACTTTTGGAAAGTGATGTTTTGGAGAAGGTATTTATGGGGGAAACAGCTTGA
- a CDS encoding ABC transporter ATP-binding protein, with protein MILETKNLTKNFGGVRAVAGLYLGFERGKITGLIGPNGSGKTTLVNLLSGMIPADRGLVVISEKVKLSTVKPYEVLTYGLTRTFQDVRLFNQMPVLDNILVVLTERNVFGALFEKHSAYHFKKAEEVLRMVGLWEKRQELAANLSYGQRKLLEIARALATDADILLLDEPFAGLFPEMVKVVVSVVKDLRAKGKTVILIEHNMELIRELSDFIVVLDSGELLAKGKPEDVLSQKKVIEAYLGE; from the coding sequence ATGATTCTTGAAACTAAAAACTTAACCAAAAATTTTGGAGGCGTGCGGGCGGTTGCCGGTCTCTATCTTGGTTTTGAGCGTGGTAAAATAACAGGTCTTATTGGTCCCAACGGATCAGGCAAAACAACTTTAGTTAATCTTCTTAGCGGTATGATACCGGCTGATAGGGGTCTGGTGGTTATCAGCGAAAAAGTAAAACTTAGCACCGTAAAGCCGTACGAGGTTCTGACCTATGGCCTTACCCGCACTTTTCAGGATGTGCGGCTGTTCAATCAAATGCCGGTTTTGGATAATATCCTTGTGGTGCTCACCGAGAGAAATGTTTTTGGTGCTCTTTTTGAAAAACACAGCGCATATCATTTTAAAAAAGCCGAAGAGGTTTTAAGGATGGTGGGACTTTGGGAGAAGCGGCAGGAGCTTGCGGCCAACCTATCGTATGGACAGAGAAAACTTCTTGAAATTGCGCGGGCTCTGGCTACAGATGCCGATATTCTTCTTTTAGATGAGCCATTTGCCGGTCTTTTCCCGGAAATGGTGAAGGTGGTGGTCTCGGTGGTCAAAGACCTAAGGGCTAAAGGAAAGACCGTTATCCTTATAGAGCATAATATGGAATTAATTAGGGAACTTTCCGATTTTATTGTAGTTTTGGATAGCGGTGAGTTGCTGGCCAAGGGGAAACCGGAGGACGTTTTATCACAGAAAAAAGTTATTGAGGCTTATTTGGGAGAATAA
- the rpsD gene encoding 30S ribosomal protein S4: MVHVLEKKERRLGEKLLLKGDRCSGPKCALIRRGYPPGIHGKKKGRRRGSSEYKQLLNEKQKIRFLYGLDDRDMEQYSKKAASRSGIFSSNLTRLLERRLDNTVFRLGLAVSRHNARQLVGHGHVLVNSKTVNIPSFQVKKDDLISLKESSLKSDLFRDLEMRLKKYEAPAWLSLDKNKKVGKVVGLPENENVGAVADITKIKEFYSR, from the coding sequence ATGGTACACGTGCTTGAAAAAAAAGAACGCCGTCTTGGAGAAAAACTTCTGCTTAAAGGAGATCGTTGTTCCGGTCCCAAATGCGCCCTGATTAGGCGCGGATACCCACCCGGTATTCACGGCAAGAAAAAAGGAAGAAGGAGAGGATCTTCCGAGTACAAACAACTTCTTAATGAAAAACAAAAGATCCGATTCCTTTACGGCCTTGACGATAGGGATATGGAGCAGTATAGTAAGAAGGCTGCCTCGCGTTCCGGCATTTTTAGTTCCAATCTTACCCGTCTGCTAGAGCGCAGGCTTGATAACACCGTGTTTAGGTTGGGTTTGGCGGTATCCAGACATAACGCACGGCAGTTAGTTGGCCACGGTCATGTGTTAGTAAATAGCAAGACAGTTAACATACCCTCATTTCAGGTAAAAAAAGATGACCTTATAAGTTTAAAGGAGTCTTCTTTGAAGTCCGATCTTTTTAGGGATCTTGAGATGCGATTGAAAAAGTATGAGGCGCCGGCTTGGTTGAGTCTGGATAAAAATAAAAAGGTAGGGAAGGTCGTGGGTCTGCCGGAGAACGAAAACGTGGGGGCAGTTGCCGATATTACAAAAATTAAAGAGTTCTATTCGCGTTAA
- the rpsM gene encoding 30S ribosomal protein S13: MRIVGVNIPDNKKIEYSLPYIYGIGLPSARKIVRQAQVDPNKLAKDLTQQESGRIREIIEKSYKTEGDLRREIMLNVKRLKEVQSYRGIRHSRSLPVRGQRTKTNSRTRRGNVRRTMGSGRKPAASPT; the protein is encoded by the coding sequence ATGAGAATCGTAGGAGTAAACATTCCTGATAATAAAAAAATAGAATACTCACTTCCATATATATATGGAATCGGTTTGCCGTCCGCAAGAAAGATAGTTCGTCAAGCCCAGGTAGATCCAAATAAATTGGCCAAAGATCTTACGCAGCAGGAGTCGGGCCGTATCCGGGAGATAATAGAAAAAAGTTACAAAACAGAAGGAGACCTGCGAAGAGAGATCATGCTTAATGTTAAAAGATTAAAGGAGGTGCAAAGTTATCGCGGTATAAGGCATAGTCGTAGTCTTCCGGTTCGTGGACAGCGCACTAAAACCAACTCACGGACCAGACGCGGTAACGTACGAAGGACTATGGGCTCGGGTAGAAAACCAGCCGCAAGTCCGACTTAA
- the rpmJ gene encoding 50S ribosomal protein L36, with translation MKVRASVKKICARCKLVRRKRRLFVICTSPKHKQRQG, from the coding sequence ATGAAGGTTCGCGCTTCTGTTAAAAAAATTTGTGCAAGGTGCAAGCTCGTCCGGCGCAAAAGACGGCTTTTTGTTATTTGTACGAGCCCAAAGCATAAACAAAGACAAGGATGA
- the infA gene encoding translation initiation factor IF-1, whose protein sequence is MKQDKIYMEGIVLENLPSTLFKVKMDDGREILAHLSGKMRLHFIKVLPGDRVRVEMTPYDETKGRIVHRLK, encoded by the coding sequence ATGAAGCAGGATAAGATATATATGGAAGGGATAGTGCTGGAAAATCTTCCGAGCACTCTTTTTAAGGTCAAAATGGACGACGGGCGGGAGATTTTGGCTCATCTATCGGGAAAAATGAGGCTTCATTTTATTAAGGTTCTGCCCGGAGATAGGGTGAGAGTGGAAATGACTCCGTACGATGAGACCAAGGGGAGAATTGTGCATAGATTAAAATAA
- a CDS encoding alanine--tRNA ligase — translation MTSKEIRDKFLNFFKQRGHAVVPSSSLIPGDPSVLLTTAGMQQFKPYFLGKADPVHDFGTRRTASIQKSFRTSDIDEVGDESHLTFFEMLGHFSFGDYFKKETIEWTYEFLTTVLKISPERIWASVFEGDDAIPFDQESYDAWLRFIPEKRIKKGGREGNVWGPPGPEGPCGAANEVYVDDLEVATLVFMEYYCAQDGSLSPLADKGVDVGWGLERAAKVIQNASTVFDTDLFLPFMELLPADLEIRIKRIVTDHLRAVAFLLADGLRPSNKEAGYILRRLLRRALVYEHIYKVPQHVFDAVIHDIVHEYGEFYPELLRENENIRQEFNAERQKFGSTLQRGLKELERVNTIDGTIAFNLYETFGLPYEIIKELGGARAQTLSHESFDGEFRKHQEISRAGQEKKFGGHGLLLDTGELKAGNEEELKTVTRLHTATHLLNAALHKVLGNTVEQRGSDITPERTRFDFLFPRKLTGEELKKIEELVNYAIAKDFPVSAKEMSLEEAKKSGALFFYEGHYPERVKVYTIGDDKEIFSQELCGGPHVTHTGEIGHFKIVKEESSSFGVRRIRGVID, via the coding sequence ATCACATCAAAAGAAATAAGAGATAAATTTCTCAACTTCTTTAAACAAAGAGGACACGCCGTAGTACCTTCATCTTCGCTTATTCCCGGTGACCCGTCGGTTTTGCTTACCACCGCCGGCATGCAGCAGTTCAAGCCCTATTTTTTAGGTAAAGCAGACCCAGTGCATGATTTTGGTACAAGACGCACCGCCTCTATTCAAAAGTCATTCCGCACCTCCGACATAGACGAAGTGGGGGATGAGTCGCATCTTACTTTTTTTGAAATGCTGGGGCATTTCTCTTTCGGCGACTATTTTAAAAAAGAAACCATTGAGTGGACCTACGAGTTTCTCACGACGGTTTTAAAAATTTCTCCGGAACGTATTTGGGCATCAGTTTTTGAGGGTGATGATGCCATTCCTTTTGACCAAGAGTCTTATGATGCTTGGTTACGGTTTATCCCCGAGAAGCGCATTAAAAAAGGCGGGCGCGAAGGAAACGTGTGGGGTCCGCCCGGACCAGAAGGGCCTTGTGGGGCCGCCAACGAAGTTTATGTTGACGACTTGGAAGTCGCAACCCTTGTTTTTATGGAATACTACTGCGCCCAAGACGGCAGTTTGAGTCCGCTCGCAGATAAGGGGGTTGATGTTGGTTGGGGGTTGGAACGCGCGGCGAAGGTTATACAAAACGCGTCCACTGTTTTTGACACCGACCTTTTTCTGCCGTTTATGGAACTACTTCCGGCCGATCTAGAAATACGCATAAAACGTATCGTGACGGATCATCTGCGCGCCGTTGCTTTTTTACTTGCTGATGGTTTGCGTCCTTCCAACAAAGAAGCCGGATATATTTTGCGGCGTCTTCTGCGCAGAGCCCTTGTCTATGAACATATTTATAAAGTTCCACAGCACGTTTTTGACGCGGTTATTCACGACATAGTACATGAGTATGGGGAATTTTATCCGGAGCTTTTGCGGGAAAATGAGAATATACGGCAGGAATTTAACGCAGAGCGTCAGAAATTTGGGAGTACACTACAGCGCGGCCTAAAAGAATTAGAGAGAGTAAACACCATAGACGGCACGATTGCTTTTAATTTATATGAGACCTTCGGGCTGCCCTATGAAATTATCAAAGAGCTTGGCGGGGCGAGGGCCCAAACACTTTCGCATGAATCTTTTGACGGAGAATTTAGAAAACATCAGGAAATTTCCCGCGCCGGACAGGAAAAAAAATTCGGCGGGCATGGGTTACTGTTGGATACCGGAGAATTAAAAGCAGGCAACGAGGAGGAACTGAAAACCGTTACTCGTCTTCATACGGCCACTCATCTCTTAAACGCCGCGCTCCATAAGGTGCTGGGAAATACGGTTGAGCAGCGCGGTTCGGATATTACTCCCGAGCGCACGCGTTTTGATTTTCTTTTTCCAAGAAAACTTACAGGCGAAGAGCTCAAAAAAATTGAAGAGCTGGTGAATTACGCTATTGCCAAAGATTTTCCGGTGAGCGCAAAAGAAATGTCTCTGGAAGAGGCTAAAAAATCCGGCGCGCTTTTTTTCTACGAAGGGCATTATCCGGAAAGGGTGAAAGTTTACACTATTGGGGACGATAAGGAAATTTTTTCGCAAGAACTTTGCGGCGGGCCGCATGTGACGCACACCGGAGAAATTGGTCATTTTAAAATAGTCAAAGAGGAATCCTCCAGTTTCGGCGTAAGACGCATCCGCGGCGTCATTGACTGA
- a CDS encoding branched-chain amino acid ABC transporter permease yields the protein MEYLIHLAILFSIYAMLGISLNLVVGFTGLLSVAQAAFFGIGAYTTAILMTSLGVNFFVSVAAAVFLTALISFLIGFVLSKFSGDYYALASLGFNVIAVSVFLNWQSLTRGPLGIPGISRPEFLGFPFFSNTAFLVLALAGLLIVYLASRLIVNSSFGRVLKAIREDESAIQIFGYKTLYYKLTIFVIGAIFAALGGSLFASYITFIDPSSFVLFESIFIMAIIILGGLANLEGSVLGALFLILLPEILRFVGFPIDIAAQMRQLVYGLLLILLMLYRPQGLRGEFKL from the coding sequence ATGGAATATTTAATTCATCTGGCAATTTTATTCAGCATCTACGCGATGCTTGGTATCTCCTTGAACCTTGTGGTTGGATTCACCGGCCTTTTATCGGTGGCCCAAGCCGCGTTTTTTGGCATTGGCGCCTATACCACCGCGATTTTGATGACCAGTTTGGGTGTTAATTTTTTTGTATCGGTAGCGGCAGCAGTGTTTTTGACCGCGCTTATTAGTTTTCTTATAGGGTTTGTTTTGAGTAAATTTTCCGGAGATTATTATGCCTTGGCTTCTTTGGGTTTTAACGTTATTGCAGTGAGCGTGTTTCTTAACTGGCAAAGTCTAACTCGGGGTCCCTTGGGAATTCCCGGAATTTCACGGCCTGAATTTTTGGGCTTTCCTTTTTTTTCTAATACTGCCTTTTTGGTCTTGGCGCTGGCGGGTTTATTGATTGTTTATCTTGCCTCGCGTCTTATTGTGAACTCCTCTTTTGGCCGCGTGCTAAAAGCCATACGCGAGGATGAATCAGCCATCCAAATTTTTGGATACAAGACTCTTTATTATAAACTAACGATATTTGTTATCGGCGCAATTTTTGCGGCTCTGGGCGGTTCGCTTTTTGCTTCCTACATTACTTTTATTGACCCCTCCAGCTTTGTTCTATTTGAGTCCATATTTATAATGGCGATTATAATTTTGGGAGGACTTGCCAATTTGGAAGGTTCGGTACTAGGCGCTCTTTTTTTGATTTTGCTTCCAGAAATTTTACGCTTTGTAGGGTTCCCTATTGATATCGCAGCCCAGATGCGTCAACTCGTCTATGGATTGTTGTTAATTCTTTTGATGCTTTATCGGCCGCAGGGCTTACGCGGCGAATTTAAATTATGA
- a CDS encoding ABC transporter substrate-binding protein: MDKKVIIGIIVLVILVAGYFILKSPGEVTTGPVKIGFIGPLTGDAATYGEPLKNMIGLAVGEINDQGGINGRKLEVVYEDGKCSGPSAASAMQKLVNVDKVKIVIGGFCSSESLAAQPIAAQNKVFLFSAGSSSPDLTNISKFFVRNYPSDATQGTVLADVAYNQEGWRKTAFIQEQLDYPLGIYKTFAAQFTKLGGTVVKEEFPTATTDFRSHLTKLRGQNPDALFIDTQTAAAADRIMKQVQELKWKPRILLSDAVSGDPSTISKYAQLLEGALAAEFGVDSSNPKFKSMIASYRQVYGAEPPYQSYAQTEYDAVYMIRDAIAAVGYDGKKVAEWTRRVKNWPGASGMVTIGDNGDRVGGHVPKIIRNGKVEIRTK; this comes from the coding sequence ATGGACAAAAAAGTAATAATTGGAATTATTGTTTTAGTGATTTTGGTGGCCGGCTACTTTATATTAAAAAGTCCGGGCGAAGTCACCACCGGACCCGTTAAAATCGGGTTTATCGGACCCCTTACCGGGGATGCAGCTACTTATGGGGAGCCATTGAAAAATATGATTGGGTTGGCAGTTGGAGAGATTAATGATCAAGGCGGGATAAACGGCCGCAAACTAGAAGTAGTTTACGAAGACGGTAAATGCAGCGGTCCTTCTGCTGCATCGGCCATGCAAAAGTTGGTCAATGTAGACAAGGTGAAAATAGTTATTGGAGGTTTTTGCTCAAGTGAGTCGCTAGCCGCCCAACCCATTGCCGCACAAAATAAGGTTTTTCTGTTTTCTGCAGGATCAAGTAGCCCGGATCTAACCAACATTAGTAAGTTTTTTGTAAGAAACTATCCGAGCGACGCTACACAAGGAACCGTTCTTGCCGATGTTGCCTACAACCAAGAAGGATGGAGGAAAACCGCCTTTATACAAGAACAGCTTGATTACCCCTTGGGTATTTATAAGACCTTTGCGGCTCAGTTTACAAAGCTGGGCGGAACTGTTGTTAAAGAAGAGTTTCCAACAGCTACAACTGATTTCCGTTCACACCTGACTAAACTGCGCGGTCAAAATCCAGATGCTTTGTTTATTGATACGCAAACTGCCGCTGCCGCTGATAGAATTATGAAGCAGGTACAGGAGTTGAAGTGGAAACCCCGTATACTTCTGTCGGATGCTGTAAGCGGTGACCCTTCAACTATAAGTAAATATGCTCAACTGTTGGAAGGAGCTCTGGCTGCAGAATTTGGTGTTGATTCCTCAAATCCGAAGTTTAAAAGCATGATAGCATCGTATAGACAAGTTTATGGGGCAGAACCTCCTTATCAAAGCTATGCGCAAACAGAGTATGATGCTGTCTATATGATACGTGACGCTATTGCTGCGGTTGGCTATGACGGAAAAAAGGTTGCAGAGTGGACGCGCAGAGTTAAGAACTGGCCCGGTGCTTCTGGAATGGTTACTATTGGAGATAATGGTGATAGGGTTGGCGGACACGTGCCTAAAATTATTAGAAACGGAAAAGTGGAGATACGTACTAAGTAG
- a CDS encoding branched-chain amino acid ABC transporter permease produces the protein MNILPQLILNSVIAGAIYTLVALGFNLSFGAARFFNLAHGTVAVAGGYVVLFLMKWLQVDPVLSVISGVVSAGFIGYGLFQLVYAPLREHKASNLVLLVASLGAFIALQAILAMLFSSQFQTLYQGSLVPTTYAILGGVITQVQLLTLGSAFLITLGLALVLNMTVFGKAVRAVSDDEEVAKIVGINTRKIIGRVFFMASAIAGLGGILIGFDTGLEPTTGLPLLLKGVIASIIGGIGNVYGGVLGAFLLGFVENFGIWKISGEWKDAIAFTLLIIFLIFRPNGIIRR, from the coding sequence ATGAATATCCTTCCGCAACTCATCCTCAATAGTGTTATTGCCGGAGCAATTTATACCTTAGTTGCCTTAGGATTTAATTTAAGTTTTGGCGCCGCCAGATTTTTTAACCTTGCCCACGGTACGGTAGCTGTGGCCGGAGGATATGTGGTTCTTTTTTTAATGAAGTGGCTTCAGGTGGACCCTGTGCTAAGCGTTATTTCCGGCGTAGTCTCTGCCGGGTTTATTGGATACGGTCTTTTTCAGTTGGTTTATGCGCCGCTTCGCGAACACAAGGCCTCTAATCTCGTTTTGCTCGTTGCTTCTTTGGGCGCTTTTATTGCGCTTCAAGCGATACTGGCCATGCTTTTTTCCTCACAGTTTCAGACACTCTATCAGGGTTCTCTTGTCCCCACAACCTATGCAATTTTGGGAGGCGTTATCACTCAAGTTCAGCTTCTTACTTTGGGCTCGGCCTTTTTGATTACCTTGGGTCTGGCTCTTGTTTTAAACATGACGGTTTTTGGAAAAGCGGTCAGGGCAGTGAGCGACGATGAGGAGGTGGCCAAGATTGTTGGTATTAACACCCGTAAAATAATCGGCCGCGTATTTTTTATGGCTTCGGCCATCGCGGGGCTCGGCGGAATTTTAATTGGTTTTGATACGGGCCTTGAGCCCACCACCGGTCTTCCCCTGCTTCTTAAGGGGGTGATTGCATCCATTATTGGGGGTATTGGCAACGTTTACGGCGGTGTGCTTGGCGCTTTTCTTTTGGGTTTTGTGGAAAATTTTGGCATCTGGAAAATTTCCGGAGAATGGAAAGACGCTATCGCTTTTACCCTTCTGATTATTTTTCTCATATTTAGGCCGAATGGAATAATCAGAAGGTGA
- a CDS encoding four helix bundle protein, whose amino-acid sequence MNEKIRDFKDLYAWQEAHKLVVMVYKITEKFPKSEVFGLTNQMRRSAISVTSNIAEGFGRQGYKEKVQFYYLAQGSLIELKNQLIAAKDVGYLTDKDFAGLVEQANLAHKILQGLITKSKHLLNHDS is encoded by the coding sequence ATGAATGAGAAAATCAGGGATTTTAAGGATCTATACGCTTGGCAAGAGGCGCATAAACTTGTTGTCATGGTTTACAAAATAACGGAAAAGTTCCCGAAATCCGAGGTGTTTGGTTTGACAAATCAAATGCGGAGGTCGGCTATTTCAGTAACTTCTAATATCGCCGAGGGGTTTGGAAGGCAAGGTTACAAAGAAAAAGTTCAGTTTTATTATCTTGCGCAGGGATCTCTTATTGAACTGAAAAACCAGCTTATCGCTGCGAAGGATGTAGGTTATTTGACTGACAAAGATTTTGCAGGACTGGTAGAACAGGCAAACCTTGCTCATAAAATACTACAGGGATTGATTACTAAATCTAAACACCTCTTAAACCATGATTCCTGA
- the rpsK gene encoding 30S ribosomal protein S11, with amino-acid sequence MGKKRIIKKGEESVEKETAVSKPQSVKSPQKLTKGIVHIQATYNNTLISITDEKGNMIAWSSAGSLGFSGAKKATPFAAARVAETVVEKVRKTGLQEVAVRVSGVGSGRDSAIRALANQGLSIAYIKDVTPLPHNGPRPPKLRRV; translated from the coding sequence ATGGGCAAGAAACGTATAATTAAAAAAGGGGAGGAATCGGTAGAGAAAGAGACTGCGGTTTCCAAACCGCAGTCAGTTAAGTCCCCCCAAAAGCTTACCAAGGGTATTGTGCACATTCAGGCAACTTATAACAATACCTTGATTTCTATAACAGACGAGAAGGGTAACATGATTGCTTGGTCTTCGGCTGGCTCTTTGGGTTTTTCCGGAGCAAAAAAAGCGACTCCATTTGCGGCAGCGCGGGTTGCGGAAACCGTGGTGGAAAAAGTTAGAAAGACGGGACTGCAGGAAGTTGCGGTCAGGGTAAGCGGTGTAGGTTCCGGCAGGGATTCGGCCATCAGGGCCTTAGCCAACCAGGGTCTTAGCATTGCATATATAAAGGACGTAACCCCCCTTCCGCATAATGGTCCAAGGCCGCCCAAGTTAAGGAGGGTTTAA
- a CDS encoding ABC transporter substrate-binding protein: protein MKNLYKPNLRKIILGLVILIILVGAAYLTFIDKQSSNAITVGVITDLTGPAAYWGESTREGAQLAVNQLQESGIGVQVVFEDYQLEAARAVGAAQKLVAVDKVDAVYAEFNPAAISVGSFLKDKNILYVYDAAVVSPLRGLPYAYKTYLDYKGGCKAIAKKFKETGVNKIGVLKVNLEFGELCLEGVKEIYGNPVISEGYNLGDTDFRTQLLKIKGNGANAVINVGFEGDTYNTLKTIRDFQYKMLYGTVDDTITDKVKKDFTSELKGGFTFGFRDVDPVFRAKLKAKLQDKTLATEYAAALAYTHIRQITEALHQCNKDLSCVIKKLDAARPDPTIGFERFDKHIGVLDMSIRSY from the coding sequence ATGAAAAACCTATACAAACCAAATTTAAGAAAAATTATCCTAGGGTTAGTCATTCTTATAATCTTAGTTGGGGCTGCTTACCTAACTTTCATCGATAAACAATCATCGAACGCAATAACCGTCGGAGTGATCACAGATCTGACTGGACCAGCAGCTTATTGGGGTGAGTCAACACGCGAAGGTGCTCAGTTAGCGGTCAACCAACTTCAAGAGAGCGGCATTGGTGTTCAGGTCGTATTTGAAGACTATCAATTGGAGGCAGCAAGGGCGGTTGGTGCCGCCCAAAAGCTCGTTGCCGTTGACAAGGTTGATGCGGTTTATGCCGAATTTAATCCAGCGGCGATTTCAGTCGGGTCCTTTCTGAAGGACAAGAATATTTTATATGTTTACGACGCTGCAGTCGTATCACCACTTAGGGGTTTGCCCTATGCGTATAAGACTTATTTGGATTACAAGGGTGGGTGTAAGGCAATTGCCAAGAAGTTTAAGGAAACGGGAGTAAATAAAATAGGAGTCTTAAAAGTCAACCTTGAATTCGGTGAGCTTTGTCTAGAGGGAGTTAAAGAAATTTATGGGAACCCTGTAATTTCTGAGGGGTATAACTTAGGTGACACTGATTTTCGAACCCAACTTCTTAAAATAAAAGGTAATGGTGCTAATGCAGTTATAAATGTTGGGTTTGAGGGGGATACTTACAATACTCTTAAGACTATTCGGGATTTTCAATATAAAATGTTATATGGGACTGTTGATGATACCATCACCGATAAGGTTAAAAAGGATTTTACGTCTGAATTAAAAGGCGGGTTTACTTTCGGGTTTAGAGACGTTGATCCGGTCTTCAGGGCCAAGCTAAAAGCAAAACTCCAAGATAAAACGTTGGCAACCGAGTATGCGGCCGCCCTTGCTTATACCCACATTAGGCAGATAACTGAAGCACTGCATCAATGCAACAAAGACCTTTCTTGCGTAATAAAGAAACTTGATGCGGCCAGGCCGGACCCAACTATTGGTTTTGAGAGATTTGATAAACACATCGGAGTTCTTGATATGTCCATCAGGAGTTATTGA
- a CDS encoding DNA-directed RNA polymerase subunit alpha, whose amino-acid sequence MNIPLPAAPKIVLEEGKRAVFEIEGLYPGYGQTVGNSLRRILLSSLDGSVITSVKIEGVGHEFSTIEGVAEDVVDIILNLKQLRFRLHTEEPAVINLSVKGEKEVVGKDFKTPSQVELVTPDVHVATITSKKTSLNIEAVVESGRGYVPVEARTKEKVEVGTIALDASFSPVRHVNYEVENMRVGDRTDFNRVRFHIETDGSITPQEAFKSAARILVEQFSALAEGFTEQVTKNKYDEETEEEKVRKEEVEEKTEDEPILKTKLDELKFSNRTLNALREAGIKTVGGLARKKEETLREIEGLGDKGIQEIKKALGNFGITLKQ is encoded by the coding sequence ATGAACATTCCTTTACCAGCAGCCCCAAAAATCGTATTGGAGGAAGGCAAGCGCGCTGTTTTTGAAATTGAGGGGTTATATCCCGGTTATGGCCAAACCGTAGGAAACAGTCTACGCCGCATTCTCTTATCTTCTTTAGATGGGTCTGTTATTACTTCGGTAAAAATAGAAGGTGTAGGACACGAGTTTTCAACCATAGAGGGCGTTGCGGAGGACGTGGTGGATATAATTTTAAACCTAAAACAGTTAAGGTTTCGTCTACATACTGAAGAGCCGGCAGTGATTAATCTCTCGGTAAAAGGTGAGAAAGAAGTAGTAGGCAAGGATTTTAAAACTCCTTCCCAAGTAGAGCTAGTGACACCAGATGTTCATGTAGCTACCATCACCTCCAAAAAGACAAGTCTTAACATTGAAGCGGTGGTGGAGTCGGGGCGTGGTTATGTACCCGTAGAGGCGCGTACTAAAGAAAAAGTAGAGGTGGGCACTATTGCGCTTGATGCCTCTTTTTCGCCGGTGCGGCATGTTAACTATGAAGTGGAAAATATGCGGGTTGGAGATCGCACCGATTTTAATCGTGTACGATTTCATATAGAAACCGACGGTTCCATAACGCCGCAGGAAGCTTTTAAAAGCGCAGCCCGAATTTTGGTTGAACAGTTTAGCGCTTTAGCGGAAGGTTTTACAGAACAGGTAACCAAAAATAAGTACGACGAAGAAACAGAGGAAGAAAAAGTTAGGAAAGAAGAGGTTGAGGAAAAAACAGAAGACGAGCCTATTCTTAAAACAAAACTGGACGAGTTAAAATTTTCTAACCGTACTCTCAATGCGTTACGTGAGGCGGGTATTAAAACCGTAGGGGGGCTGGCACGTAAAAAAGAAGAAACGTTGAGAGAGATTGAGGGTTTGGGAGATAAAGGAATACAGGAGATAAAAAAAGCCTTGGGAAATTTTGGGATTACTTTGAAACAATAG